One genomic window of Halobellus limi includes the following:
- the pstC gene encoding phosphate ABC transporter permease subunit PstC, producing MSTDELTTDITKQTENSPRELLTRTFFFLCAALSIVTTISIVALLVTEAARFFSLTAPLLGVTGPTASIVDFLTGTTWNINSGEFGVLTLVSATVMITLGSAVIAIPLGVATAIYLSEYASERARSLLKPALEILAGVPTVVYGFFALIYITPALSVVLPSIGTFNMLSASIVVGIMIIPMVASISEDAMSAVPDELRQAGYGMGATKFDVATGIVVPAALSGIFSSFILALSRAIGETMAVTIAAGSRAQFLNPVNPASFLEGSLPMTAAMVQLLLGDITGGGLAYRSLFAIGLVLFVITLVMNVISDFVAQRYREEY from the coding sequence ATGAGCACGGACGAACTGACGACGGACATCACGAAACAGACGGAAAACTCCCCGCGAGAGCTACTGACGCGCACGTTCTTCTTCCTGTGCGCCGCGCTCTCGATCGTGACGACGATCAGCATCGTCGCCCTCCTGGTGACCGAGGCGGCGAGGTTCTTCTCGCTCACGGCACCGCTCCTGGGCGTCACCGGTCCGACCGCGTCGATCGTCGACTTCCTCACCGGGACGACCTGGAACATCAACAGCGGCGAGTTCGGCGTCCTCACGCTCGTCTCGGCGACGGTGATGATCACGCTCGGATCGGCCGTCATCGCCATCCCGCTCGGCGTCGCGACGGCGATCTACCTCAGCGAGTACGCCAGCGAGCGCGCCCGGTCGCTGCTCAAACCCGCGCTTGAGATCCTCGCTGGCGTCCCGACGGTCGTCTACGGCTTCTTCGCGCTCATCTACATCACGCCGGCGCTCTCGGTGGTCCTCCCGAGCATCGGGACGTTCAATATGCTGTCTGCGAGCATCGTCGTCGGGATTATGATCATCCCGATGGTCGCCTCGATCAGCGAGGACGCGATGTCGGCGGTGCCGGACGAACTCCGGCAGGCCGGCTACGGGATGGGCGCGACGAAGTTCGACGTCGCGACCGGGATCGTGGTCCCGGCGGCGCTCTCGGGCATCTTCTCCTCGTTCATCCTCGCGCTCTCGCGGGCCATCGGCGAGACGATGGCCGTCACGATCGCCGCCGGGTCGCGGGCGCAGTTCCTCAACCCCGTCAACCCCGCCTCGTTCCTCGAGGGGTCGCTCCCGATGACCGCCGCGATGGTGCAACTGCTCCTCGGCGACATCACCGGCGGGGGCCTCGCCTACCGGAGCCTGTTCGCGATCGGGCTCGTCCTCTTCGTCATCACGCTCGTCATGAACGTCATAAGCGACTTCGTCGCCCAGCGCTACCGGGAGGAGTACTGA
- the pstA gene encoding phosphate ABC transporter permease PstA, with the protein MAAETDTGAIEGFGQVSRTVGTVFRYLLLAATMFGIVMLAVLLLYVANDAIRPLTADPGWYLAFFLALVVPTALAGWTVRRRDPAALTFGAFLVGTLVVSLMFSGGVALLVIDVVPPLVALAFAIGLVVPLAATIGLTRYAHRIPFTTRLAATTAVFYLSLFGLPGPIGDAVGAPRVLPSLVAFVQSIPVIPVDWMMVTAVVGGASAAATGAYVSGVRDTSAGLYAAGAALAASAVAGAAGPLVGVDSVPAVVITAVAFVPTGAYAWRGAFTEEGSPLGLAFAATVVGGALLGAVAVDALGFAGPQSWVDWGFLTSAHSGTAESAGLYPAIGGSILLMTTVAALSFPVGVGAAVYLEEYAGDNALTRFVDVNISNLAGVPSVVYGLLGLGVFVTYLGRSAGTVLVGGATLALLILPIVIISAREAIRSVPSDMRQASYGMGATRWQTVKNVVLPEAFPGILTGTILALGRAIGETAPLIMIGAPNVVFNLPTALGSKVSAMPLQVYAWSSLFASEDFYTKAVPAGVVVLLAVLLAMNSVAIVLRNKFERTQ; encoded by the coding sequence ATGGCAGCCGAAACCGACACCGGGGCGATCGAGGGCTTCGGACAGGTCAGCCGCACGGTCGGCACCGTCTTCCGCTATCTGCTGCTCGCGGCGACGATGTTCGGCATCGTGATGCTGGCGGTCCTGCTGCTCTACGTCGCCAACGACGCGATCCGGCCGCTCACGGCCGACCCCGGCTGGTACCTGGCGTTCTTCCTCGCGCTCGTCGTCCCGACGGCCCTCGCGGGCTGGACCGTGCGCCGTCGCGACCCCGCGGCGCTCACCTTCGGGGCCTTTCTCGTCGGGACGCTCGTCGTCTCACTGATGTTCAGCGGTGGCGTGGCGCTCCTCGTGATCGACGTCGTTCCGCCGCTCGTCGCCCTGGCGTTCGCGATCGGCCTCGTCGTCCCCCTCGCCGCGACGATCGGCCTCACCCGCTACGCTCACCGGATCCCGTTTACGACCCGGCTCGCGGCGACGACGGCGGTCTTCTACCTCTCGCTGTTCGGCCTCCCCGGGCCGATCGGCGACGCCGTCGGCGCGCCACGGGTCCTCCCGAGCCTCGTCGCGTTCGTCCAGTCGATCCCGGTCATTCCGGTCGACTGGATGATGGTCACGGCCGTCGTCGGCGGCGCGTCGGCGGCGGCGACCGGCGCCTACGTCTCCGGCGTCCGCGACACGTCGGCCGGGCTGTACGCGGCCGGCGCGGCCCTCGCGGCGAGCGCCGTCGCCGGCGCCGCCGGGCCGCTCGTCGGCGTCGACTCGGTCCCGGCGGTCGTGATCACGGCCGTCGCGTTCGTCCCGACGGGCGCCTACGCCTGGCGCGGGGCGTTCACCGAGGAGGGCTCCCCGCTCGGCCTCGCCTTCGCGGCGACGGTCGTCGGCGGCGCGCTCCTCGGAGCCGTCGCGGTCGATGCCCTCGGGTTCGCCGGGCCGCAGTCGTGGGTCGACTGGGGATTCCTGACGAGCGCTCACAGCGGGACCGCCGAGAGCGCGGGGCTGTACCCCGCCATCGGCGGGTCGATCCTCCTGATGACGACGGTCGCCGCGCTGTCGTTCCCCGTGGGCGTCGGCGCGGCGGTCTACCTGGAGGAGTACGCCGGCGACAACGCGCTCACGCGGTTCGTCGACGTCAACATCTCGAACCTCGCGGGGGTCCCCTCCGTGGTGTACGGGCTGCTCGGCCTGGGCGTGTTCGTGACGTACCTCGGGCGCTCGGCCGGGACGGTCCTCGTCGGCGGCGCGACGCTCGCGCTTCTCATCCTCCCGATCGTCATCATCTCCGCGCGGGAGGCGATCCGCTCTGTCCCCTCCGATATGCGGCAGGCCTCCTACGGGATGGGCGCGACGCGCTGGCAGACGGTCAAGAACGTGGTGCTCCCCGAGGCGTTCCCCGGCATCCTCACCGGGACGATCCTCGCGCTGGGGCGGGCCATCGGCGAGACGGCGCCGCTCATCATGATCGGCGCGCCGAACGTCGTGTTCAACCTCCCCACCGCGCTCGGCTCGAAGGTGAGCGCGATGCCGCTGCAGGTGTACGCGTGGTCCAGTCTCTTCGCCAGCGAGGACTTCTACACGAAGGCGGTCCCCGCCGGCGTCGTCGTGCTTCTCGCCGTCCTCCTGGCGATGAACTCGGTCGCGATCGTGCTGCGGAACAAGTTCGAGCGAACACAGTGA
- the pstB gene encoding phosphate ABC transporter ATP-binding protein PstB gives MNIQTDVSGSVDASSGGSWTRDTVVRAEHIDVWYDDDQALSDITMEIPEQSVTAMVGPSGCGKSTFLRCINRMNDLIDSARVEGDLYLRGKNVYDDDVDPVALRRRVGMVFQKPNPFPKSIRDNVTYGLKIQDKEGDYDAIVEESLKRAALWDEVKDQLDESGLELSGGQQQRLCIARAIAPDPEVLLMDEPASALDPVATSQIEDLIEELAEDYTVVIVTHNMQQAARISDQTAVFLTGGELVEFDDTQKIFENPESQRVEDYITGKFG, from the coding sequence ATGAACATCCAGACGGACGTCAGCGGAAGCGTCGACGCCTCCTCGGGCGGGTCGTGGACGCGCGACACCGTCGTCCGCGCGGAGCACATCGACGTCTGGTACGACGACGACCAGGCGCTCTCGGACATCACGATGGAGATCCCCGAACAGAGCGTCACCGCGATGGTCGGTCCCTCGGGGTGTGGCAAGTCGACGTTTCTCCGCTGCATCAATCGGATGAACGACCTCATCGACAGCGCCCGCGTCGAGGGCGACCTCTACCTCCGCGGGAAGAACGTCTACGACGACGACGTCGACCCCGTGGCGCTGCGACGAAGGGTGGGGATGGTCTTCCAGAAGCCGAACCCGTTCCCGAAGAGCATCCGCGACAACGTCACCTACGGGTTGAAGATCCAGGACAAAGAGGGCGATTACGACGCGATCGTCGAGGAGTCGCTGAAGCGCGCCGCGCTGTGGGACGAGGTGAAGGACCAACTCGACGAGTCGGGGCTGGAACTCTCCGGCGGCCAGCAGCAGCGGCTCTGCATCGCCCGCGCCATCGCGCCCGACCCGGAGGTCCTCCTGATGGACGAACCCGCCTCCGCGCTCGACCCGGTGGCGACCTCACAGATCGAGGACCTCATCGAGGAACTCGCCGAGGACTACACGGTCGTCATCGTCACGCACAACATGCAGCAGGCCGCCCGCATCTCCGATCAGACCGCGGTCTTCCTGACCGGCGGGGAGCTCGTCGAGTTCGACGACACCCAGAAGATCTTCGAGAACCCCGAGAGCCAGCGGGTCGAAGACTACATCACCGGGAAGTTCGGGTAA
- the phoU gene encoding phosphate signaling complex protein PhoU, whose product MPRQEYQESLSNLRDDVLYMSEVVAERLRLGLDALEQKDRELAEEVVGGDDEVNQMYLDLESDCVDLIALQQPVASDLRFIAASFKIITDLERIGDLAVNLAQYAMDADRDVFPEVDVQQIGVETLNMLESAMAAYANDDSEACYAVAERDDDLDAMCEAASSTVVRDLIEHDPFGEDDADAESYLQDISRLLLTVRDLERVGDHAVNIAARALYMIEDDAELLY is encoded by the coding sequence ATGCCAAGACAAGAATACCAGGAGTCCCTCTCGAACCTCCGCGACGACGTCCTCTACATGAGCGAAGTCGTCGCCGAGCGGCTTCGGCTCGGACTCGACGCGCTCGAACAGAAGGACCGAGAACTCGCCGAGGAGGTCGTCGGCGGCGACGACGAGGTGAACCAGATGTACCTCGACCTGGAGAGCGACTGCGTCGACCTGATCGCGCTGCAGCAACCCGTCGCCTCCGACCTCCGCTTCATCGCGGCGTCGTTCAAGATCATCACCGACCTCGAACGGATCGGCGACCTCGCGGTCAACCTCGCACAGTACGCGATGGACGCCGACCGGGACGTCTTCCCGGAGGTCGACGTCCAGCAGATCGGCGTCGAGACGCTGAACATGCTCGAGTCCGCGATGGCCGCCTACGCGAACGACGACTCCGAGGCGTGCTACGCCGTCGCCGAGCGCGACGACGACCTCGACGCGATGTGCGAGGCCGCGAGTTCGACCGTCGTCCGCGACCTCATCGAACACGACCCGTTCGGCGAGGACGACGCCGACGCGGAGTCGTACCTCCAGGACATCTCACGACTCCTGCTTACGGTCCGCGACCTCGAACGCGTCGGCGATCACGCGGTCAACATCGCCGCGCGTGCGCTGTATATGATCGAGGACGACGCCGAACTGCTGTACTGA
- a CDS encoding KaiC domain-containing protein has translation MSDDDDWFERALREEEGAEDVSPKDGDSSPKGGESDGDVPPGSNGSKSDSPSPDGSAGEKTDGEAPTDGAEAAAGPSGGDGPADSEEDPFGQDFATALENAPDPGTDRPSGFDGGANEPSSAESDDGFGDFGGGGGFGGEGGSGGDEFGSGGNDFGFGDPSSEGDAFGPAGGEEEFDEEAFDSDLERLEIGIEGLDSMILGGVPRRSLMVAVGSAGTGKTTFGLQFLNHGLENGESAVYITLEESHDRILDTAGEKGWDFEGYVEEGRLAVVDIDPIEMANSLDSIQNDLPDLIEEFGADRLVLDSVSLLEMMYESAPKRRSQVFGFTRALKNAGITTLLTSEASAEDPYTSRFGIVEYLADAVFVLQYVRESDFRETRLAVEIQKIRDANHSRATKPYELTESGISVYRQANIF, from the coding sequence GTGAGTGACGACGACGACTGGTTCGAACGGGCACTCCGCGAGGAGGAGGGCGCCGAGGACGTATCGCCGAAGGACGGTGATTCGTCGCCGAAGGGCGGAGAGTCGGACGGTGACGTCCCGCCGGGATCGAACGGGTCGAAGAGCGACAGCCCGTCCCCGGACGGATCGGCGGGCGAGAAGACGGACGGCGAGGCGCCGACCGACGGCGCCGAGGCGGCTGCCGGTCCGAGCGGAGGTGACGGTCCCGCCGACTCCGAGGAGGACCCGTTCGGTCAGGACTTCGCCACGGCGCTGGAGAACGCCCCGGATCCGGGGACGGACCGGCCGTCCGGGTTCGACGGCGGAGCGAACGAGCCGTCGTCCGCCGAATCGGACGACGGCTTCGGCGACTTCGGTGGCGGGGGCGGATTCGGCGGCGAGGGTGGCTCCGGTGGTGACGAGTTCGGGTCCGGTGGTAACGACTTCGGTTTCGGTGACCCGTCGTCCGAGGGCGACGCGTTCGGCCCCGCTGGCGGCGAGGAGGAGTTCGACGAGGAGGCGTTCGACTCCGATCTCGAACGGCTCGAAATCGGGATCGAGGGCCTCGACAGCATGATCCTCGGCGGCGTCCCGCGCCGGTCGCTGATGGTCGCAGTCGGGTCGGCGGGGACCGGGAAGACGACGTTCGGCCTCCAGTTCCTGAATCACGGCCTCGAAAACGGCGAGTCTGCCGTCTACATCACGTTAGAGGAGAGCCACGACCGCATCCTCGACACCGCCGGCGAGAAGGGGTGGGACTTCGAGGGCTACGTCGAGGAGGGCCGTCTCGCCGTCGTCGACATCGACCCCATCGAGATGGCGAACAGCCTCGACAGCATCCAGAACGACCTGCCCGACCTCATCGAGGAGTTCGGGGCCGACCGGCTGGTGTTGGACTCCGTCTCGCTGCTGGAGATGATGTACGAGAGCGCCCCGAAGCGACGGAGCCAGGTGTTCGGCTTCACCCGCGCGCTGAAGAACGCCGGCATCACGACGCTTCTGACCTCGGAGGCGAGCGCGGAGGACCCCTACACCTCGCGGTTCGGGATCGTCGAGTACCTCGCCGACGCCGTGTTCGTCCTCCAGTACGTCAGAGAGAGCGACTTCCGGGAGACGCGGCTGGCCGTCGAGATCCAGAAGATCAGGGACGCGAACCACTCGCGGGCGACGAAGCCCTACGAACTCACCGAGTCGGGCATCAGCGTCTACCGGCAGGCGAACATCTTCTGA
- a CDS encoding NAD(+)/NADH kinase yields the protein MKVAIVAQWGNDRTARLASEIRQRLVSEGLTVWVDTATAAELDVEGRDVDEFDAADLVVSIGGDGTFLFAAHGAGTTPVLGVNLGEVGFLNAVSPEDAVDAVMAEVRRFRADGELPTRSMPRLAASGEGWTLPPAVNEVVVQGPRRGHGGGASIEVSIDGSAYADCHADGVLVSTPTGSTAYNLSEGGPLIHPGVSGIVVTGMAAADGTPPLVVDRDATVSVTVSDADDAVVVVDGRIRERVGAPAEVTVGIADEPVRMAGPASDFFEALGKLE from the coding sequence ATGAAGGTGGCCATCGTCGCGCAGTGGGGGAACGACCGGACGGCCCGTCTGGCGAGCGAGATCCGGCAGCGACTCGTCTCGGAGGGCCTCACGGTGTGGGTCGACACGGCGACGGCCGCCGAACTGGACGTCGAGGGGCGGGACGTCGACGAGTTCGACGCGGCCGACCTCGTGGTGAGCATCGGCGGCGACGGGACGTTCCTCTTCGCCGCCCACGGCGCGGGAACCACGCCGGTGCTCGGCGTCAACCTCGGCGAGGTCGGGTTTCTCAACGCCGTCAGCCCCGAGGACGCCGTCGACGCGGTGATGGCCGAGGTCCGCCGCTTCCGGGCCGACGGCGAACTCCCGACGCGGTCGATGCCCCGACTCGCGGCGAGCGGCGAGGGGTGGACGCTGCCGCCCGCCGTCAACGAGGTCGTCGTGCAGGGGCCCCGCCGCGGCCACGGCGGCGGCGCCTCGATCGAGGTGTCGATCGACGGCTCGGCGTACGCCGACTGCCACGCCGACGGCGTGCTCGTCTCGACGCCGACCGGTAGCACCGCCTACAACCTCAGCGAGGGCGGTCCGCTGATCCACCCCGGCGTCTCGGGCATCGTCGTCACCGGGATGGCCGCCGCTGACGGGACCCCGCCGCTCGTCGTCGACCGCGACGCGACCGTCTCGGTCACCGTCTCGGACGCCGACGACGCCGTCGTCGTCGTCGACGGCCGGATCCGAGAGCGGGTCGGCGCTCCCGCGGAGGTCACCGTCGGCATCGCGGACGAGCCGGTGCGGATGGCCGGTCCGGCCTCGGATTTCTTCGAGGCGCTCGGGAAACTGGAGTGA
- a CDS encoding NAD(P)/FAD-dependent oxidoreductase — protein MTQSYVIIGDGVAGSSAAETLREEEPDADITVITDEGEALYNRILIKEFAKGKLPEAPISIHDESWYAERDIDLELNTLVVDVDVDGHTVETHEGEEFSWDKLLLAMGGTPTQLPVDNSDAEGVHHFWTFQDARAIKSHIEGADSSVVVGAGLLGIDLAAITAAQDVEGKYLMRGDCWWRYALSEEGAEIIHEALRERDVEPVFQSGVDHFETDDDGRVTTAVDPNGDEYDADFVGIAIGLNFNTEILQDTPIETDTGIVVDEYMRTNHEDVFAAGDITEFEDLILGERAQNGAWGSAKEQGSIAAQNMVEYGSEPFEWVSSYSITHFDFPFLSFGHPTLGDDEAEAKYSDTEWRRLAFKDGRIVGGVLIGDLSPQTKFKQLMREQRVVADQKDVLMQQTFELDELDLEETPAE, from the coding sequence ATGACCCAGTCGTACGTCATCATCGGCGACGGTGTCGCCGGCAGCTCCGCCGCCGAGACCCTCCGCGAGGAGGAGCCCGACGCCGACATCACCGTCATCACCGACGAGGGCGAGGCCCTCTACAATCGGATCCTGATCAAGGAGTTCGCCAAGGGGAAGCTCCCGGAAGCGCCGATCTCGATCCACGACGAGTCGTGGTACGCCGAGCGGGACATCGACCTCGAACTCAACACGCTCGTCGTCGACGTCGACGTCGACGGGCACACCGTCGAGACGCACGAGGGCGAGGAGTTCTCGTGGGACAAGCTCCTCCTCGCGATGGGCGGGACGCCGACGCAGCTCCCGGTCGATAACTCCGACGCGGAAGGGGTCCACCACTTCTGGACGTTCCAGGACGCCCGCGCGATCAAATCCCACATCGAGGGGGCCGACAGCTCCGTCGTCGTCGGCGCGGGCCTGCTCGGTATCGACCTCGCGGCGATCACCGCCGCCCAGGACGTCGAGGGCAAGTACCTGATGCGCGGGGACTGCTGGTGGCGCTACGCGCTCTCCGAAGAGGGCGCGGAGATCATCCACGAGGCGCTGCGCGAGCGCGACGTCGAACCGGTGTTTCAGTCCGGCGTCGACCACTTCGAGACGGACGACGACGGCCGCGTCACGACGGCGGTCGACCCCAACGGCGACGAGTACGACGCCGACTTCGTCGGCATCGCGATCGGCCTGAACTTCAACACCGAAATCTTACAGGACACGCCGATCGAGACCGACACCGGCATCGTCGTCGACGAGTACATGCGGACGAACCACGAGGACGTCTTCGCGGCGGGCGACATCACGGAGTTCGAGGACCTCATCCTCGGCGAGCGCGCGCAGAACGGCGCGTGGGGCTCGGCGAAAGAGCAGGGGTCGATCGCGGCGCAGAATATGGTCGAGTACGGCTCGGAACCGTTCGAGTGGGTCTCCTCGTACTCGATCACGCACTTCGACTTCCCGTTTCTCTCCTTCGGCCACCCGACGCTCGGCGACGACGAGGCGGAAGCGAAGTACTCCGACACCGAGTGGCGGCGGCTGGCGTTCAAAGACGGCCGCATCGTCGGCGGCGTCCTCATCGGGGACCTCTCCCCGCAGACGAAGTTCAAGCAACTGATGCGCGAACAGCGCGTCGTCGCCGACCAGAAGGACGTCCTGATGCAGCAGACCTTCGAGCTCGACGAACTCGACCTCGAAGAGACGCCCGCCGAGTGA
- a CDS encoding DUF7124 domain-containing protein has translation MSDESSSPSGPGGDADMTLAFELAALQALADPNAVFNDARQWTEYVGVVSEKPTYVVTNFTRKHRVRQDFFSGPRGVEESLKNVKTQFDTERHVFVGTSDEDAELAAAAEWEYLPLEQAAEAAGWTLAGDAETEDHFESSGRDDWP, from the coding sequence ATGAGCGACGAGTCCTCGTCACCGAGCGGCCCCGGCGGCGACGCCGACATGACGCTGGCGTTCGAGTTGGCGGCGCTGCAGGCGTTGGCGGACCCGAACGCGGTCTTCAACGACGCCCGCCAGTGGACCGAGTACGTCGGCGTCGTGAGCGAAAAGCCCACCTACGTCGTCACCAACTTCACGCGGAAACACCGGGTCAGACAGGACTTCTTCTCGGGCCCACGCGGCGTTGAGGAGAGCCTGAAGAACGTCAAGACCCAGTTCGACACCGAGCGGCACGTCTTCGTCGGGACCAGCGATGAGGACGCCGAACTCGCCGCGGCGGCCGAGTGGGAGTACCTCCCGCTGGAACAGGCGGCCGAGGCGGCGGGGTGGACGCTCGCCGGCGACGCCGAGACGGAGGACCACTTCGAGTCGAGCGGCCGCGACGACTGGCCCTGA
- the mptA gene encoding GTP cyclohydrolase MptA: MSHQLPDVQASQPDVTVGLSQVGVTGVEKLVKLARETKRPLILTAEFEVFVDLPSGRKGIDMSRNMQVIDETLESAVAEPAYRVEDLCGDVAERLLEKHEYTSTAEVRMTADFVVREDTPASELSTQSTIEIVASATATDEGTREEIGAKVVGMTVCPCSQGMSASRARDVMRDLDVDEETIEEFLEQVPQPGHSQRGHATLTVTADGSPDVDLMDVVEIARDSMSARIYNLAKRPDEDYMTYHAHADAKFVEDCVRSMAEQVVDEFDHLADDAVVHMKQSNDESIHQHNAHAEREVTLEQLRAEVDGRALN; encoded by the coding sequence ATGAGTCACCAGCTTCCTGACGTCCAGGCAAGCCAACCCGACGTCACGGTGGGGTTGAGTCAAGTCGGCGTGACGGGCGTCGAAAAACTCGTCAAACTCGCCCGCGAGACCAAGCGGCCGCTCATCCTGACCGCGGAGTTCGAGGTGTTCGTCGACCTCCCGAGCGGGCGCAAGGGAATCGATATGAGCCGGAACATGCAGGTCATCGACGAGACGCTCGAATCGGCCGTCGCCGAGCCCGCCTATCGCGTCGAGGACCTCTGCGGCGACGTGGCCGAACGGCTGCTCGAAAAGCACGAGTACACCTCGACCGCCGAGGTGCGGATGACGGCGGACTTCGTCGTCCGCGAGGACACGCCGGCGAGCGAACTCTCCACGCAGAGCACGATCGAGATCGTCGCCAGCGCGACGGCCACCGACGAGGGGACCCGCGAGGAGATCGGTGCCAAAGTCGTCGGGATGACGGTCTGTCCCTGCTCGCAGGGGATGTCCGCCTCCCGCGCCCGCGACGTGATGCGCGACCTCGACGTCGACGAGGAGACGATCGAGGAGTTCCTAGAGCAGGTCCCCCAGCCGGGGCACTCCCAGCGCGGCCACGCGACGCTCACGGTCACCGCCGACGGATCGCCGGACGTCGACCTGATGGACGTCGTCGAGATCGCACGGGACTCGATGTCGGCGCGGATCTACAACCTCGCGAAGCGCCCCGACGAGGACTATATGACCTATCACGCCCACGCGGACGCGAAGTTCGTCGAGGACTGCGTCCGCTCGATGGCCGAGCAGGTCGTCGACGAGTTCGACCACCTCGCGGACGACGCTGTCGTCCACATGAAGCAGTCGAACGACGAGTCGATCCACCAGCACAACGCCCACGCCGAACGCGAGGTCACGCTCGAACAGCTCCGCGCAGAAGTGGACGGCAGAGCGCTGAACTGA
- a CDS encoding TrmB family transcriptional regulator: MASLRDLGLSEYEARSYRSLLRTGPTTAKELSRASDVPMGRIYDVLNSLEQHSLVRSQAASRPKKYVAVEPDTALDRLLESKRRELREKAEQYEGVVDELTEELETAEPVQSQFWTAAVGAEEWIELLVERLAAADDSLVVVAGSVSPQFDLGTVGDRVVAELEEALDRGVDVSVLMAPELVESLPQSVGERYTERLADHPTFSVRTAPELSGTFELIDDVEVCIEVPNPLDPGEAFAMIDLKDPEFAADVREMFDPRWEAAEPLSLSALAEE, translated from the coding sequence ATGGCGAGTCTCAGGGATCTCGGGCTGTCCGAGTACGAAGCGCGGTCCTACCGGTCGTTGCTTCGGACGGGGCCGACAACGGCAAAGGAGTTGTCTCGCGCGAGCGACGTTCCGATGGGGCGGATCTACGACGTGCTGAACAGCCTCGAACAGCACAGCCTCGTCAGGAGTCAGGCCGCGAGTCGGCCGAAGAAGTACGTCGCGGTCGAACCCGACACGGCGCTCGACCGACTGCTGGAGAGCAAACGACGGGAACTCCGGGAGAAGGCCGAACAGTACGAGGGCGTCGTCGACGAACTCACCGAGGAGTTAGAGACCGCAGAGCCGGTCCAGAGCCAGTTCTGGACGGCCGCCGTCGGGGCCGAAGAGTGGATCGAACTCCTCGTCGAGCGTCTCGCCGCGGCCGACGACTCGCTGGTCGTCGTCGCCGGCAGCGTCTCCCCGCAGTTCGACCTGGGGACCGTCGGCGACAGGGTCGTCGCGGAGTTGGAGGAGGCGCTGGACCGCGGCGTCGACGTGTCGGTGCTGATGGCGCCCGAACTGGTCGAGTCGCTCCCGCAGAGCGTCGGCGAGCGGTACACCGAGCGGCTCGCGGACCATCCGACATTCTCGGTCCGAACGGCACCGGAACTCTCCGGGACGTTCGAACTCATCGACGACGTCGAGGTGTGCATCGAGGTGCCGAACCCGCTCGACCCCGGTGAGGCGTTCGCGATGATCGACCTGAAGGACCCCGAGTTCGCCGCCGACGTCAGGGAGATGTTCGATCCGCGGTGGGAGGCGGCCGAGCCGCTGTCGCTGTCGGCACTCGCCGAAGAGTGA